The segment ATAAAGTCAGCAGTATATTGTTGGACTGCGCCAAACTCAGTGGTACTGAGTAGAATCTCTCATGGAAAAAGGGTGATGCCTATTCCATTTTTGCACTTCAGCCCCTATCAATATTCTTTATCCTATATCTCCTCTAAATAAAAGTATTTAAAACAATCTATGTTGATCTAATTAAGCCTAGCAAATTTGTGCCAAATGGCATGGAAGTTTTTCGCTTGAGTTATATCGTACTCCTAACTGACAAAGGTACTCTTTACTTGCTCTTTCCTTTTTGCTGAAACCAGCAATTTCTACTACggctatgtttagttcccttcaaacttctaaaaattctgtcacattaaatgtttggacacatgcatggagcattaaatgtggacgaaaaaaaaccaattacatagtTTTCATGTAAATttcgagacgaatcttttgagcctaatttgacaatgtggtgctacagtaaacatttgttaatgatgaattaattaggcttaatagatttgtctcgcagtttacaggcagaatatgtaatttgttttgttattggtctatgtttaatatttcaaatgtgtgtccgtatacttaatttttttttttttgaaaaggaacTAATTAAACACGGCCTACATACCTTTTAATGCTTCTACACGGCGCAACCATTCAAAATGATTTCTACTACATCTTTTAATGCTTCTACACGTGCAACAATTCAAAATGGGAGTACTGAATATACGAATGTATGCCACAATTCCAATTCAAATTATGTCCAAACACATATGAATCAGTTATTCGATCCTTATAACAAATTGGCTGGAAGCTAATATAATACTATTCTATTGCGctaaattaaatatttggaaATAAATAGCGTAAGAGCAAATATAGATAAGTGCAAAATAATTAGGCCAATTAGGCCGAATGGACCTTGGTACAGAAGGCCAatcaaataaaattaagaaagaagataaaacaaaaaaaattctagacaACAGTTATGGTCAGAGAAACGTGAAACGTCATGTATCATGAAAACCAATAAGTATATATCCAAAtgaaatattataatattatatatgaaaaataagcTATAGTCGTGCGAATGTGCGACTTAATAGGCTAGTATGTttgatgtacatatatatagtaggAACTTGATTAGGAAGGGGTTAGTATGTGTTATGTATGCGTTTGATAAATCGATCTTATCGGGTCACACAACATGAATATACATGCTTGCCCAAGTGAATAATGCATGTAAATGGGCAACTTTCCAGCATTAAGTTAGTGACAGAAATTGTAAAATATAGCAATTACTGTACTTTAGTTTCTTCAATGGACAAACACaacgaaacaaaaaaaacaattatataaGATAAATTGGCAGAATTTCTAATTAAACTAAACTAATATACACAGTCTTAGCatacttaattttatttttttaagtaatgcTATTGAGGTTCATAATACATGTATCtagcttttttttctaaaaaaaaaatcataattgaGATGTCATGATCAGAGGTGCTGAGAAAATGGCACTATATTAGTTTAAAGGTAAAGATGGGGAAGAAGATAAACAAATTTACTGCAAGGTTTCTGTACTGTCACTGATCTATTGTATTATTAAAGTAATACTCCATCACATTTGCTTTTTGGACATAGACATTATTTCTATATATCATACATATACTTTTCATGATAAATTGTCAAAGTATATTTGCCTTTATGTGAGAATAATATTTGTAATGACAGTAGCCACGAAATCTGCGCGACCACCATACTAGTTAAACAAATCATTCAATCATGCATATGTATACATACGTGTATGTGCACGATGAATTGATACACATACATCAGCATCTAATGCTTGTATGTGGCCCTGGTCTTGAAAAAGTTATGGCAGATTCAAACCTTATCATAATCGTATGTAGGGATCTTTCAAGCTTTGCTGGGattccatatattttttaattttttgcagTTGTTGGCATCCAAAAATATCCCAATATTCCCCATATATCTTGCTAGCTATAGTCCCCATTTAAAGTTGTTTTAAACGTTATCCGGTTGTACGCGCATATCGACCTACTTTATCAGATGGACATGGACACATATGCATGTATAATGAAAAACTGTGGTCTTCATGTACTTTGCTCTTTAATTTGTAGAGATCAAGCCGCCAACTGATCGATGTTTAAGTACAGCCGTACAGGCCAAATAAGTACCATTGTTTCGCTTACACCTAATTAACTATAAGCCATATATATTATGCCTATTAATTAgcagtaaaaatattttataagtaaaatttttagattATGTTCTTACAGCTTAAAAACAATGCTGGACAACAATTAATGTATgatgaaaaaacaaacaaaatcaactgtaaaattaagatttaaaattttggttGCGTCCAataagctactccctctgtcctataatataagggattttaagtttttgtttgtattatttgaccactcgtcttattcaaaaaatttgtgcaaatataaaaaaacgaaaagttgtgcttaaagtactttggataataaagtaagttaaaaataataataattctaattttttttaataagacgagtggtcaaacagtacaagcaaaaactcaaaatcccttaaattatgggatggagggagtaaaagcaAACAATAGAGCTGTATGAGTAGGTTATTAGCTAGCTACTCGTAGTTAGCATAATCATTTATCTGAATTGATCAATATTTTTACTGATTTAAAATATACCTGCACTTTTTTCTTAGACCAAGTCCAACAGTTTAGCCTAGCATAGACTCTTGGGTAGGAGGAGGCTCCTGGACATGTATCAGCCCTCTAACTTTTAAGTTAGAGGAGCTCCTTCCTTTTGGgtaatatataattaagtgCATGTCATCTATCTAGGCACCATTCTATACACAACACTTGAGAAACaaaagctataaacatataatcCACCAAACTAACTTTTTTAACCCTTTATCCCTTTCCTTACTTCATGCAGCAAAACCTTTCATAATATTACGTTTTTAATTAATTCAATAATTAGCTAGGTAATTAAAGTTATGCCTTATTAACTTTGAAAAGTATAATTGAAACGATACTATATTCTTTAATTTGTCACAGCGTGACGAACATAGGCATAATTAAGCTTTAGGTATCAAGGTGTGTGGTGAGTGTGGTGCCGACAGtatagatcgatcgatgcatatatgcacTCCTTTAGTTTCCTCCCCAATTGGGTACGACGCATGTTCGATCTCTAACCTGAACAATTCGTAGTACTCTCTCAGTGATTGTAAGTTATTCTAATTTCCTCATGATAAGTCGATCAAATAAGTCAAACTACTTTGACCGAGTTTATTGAAAAAAGagtcaaattagtttcattaatcCACTGCAAAATATATCTTCATAGTGTATTTATTTGTTAACGTGGATGTTGATATATTATCCTACAAACTTGATTAAAACTTCAGACAAAACTAAAATGGCTTATACTAATATGGAATAGTAGGATTAACTAAGGGGATGTTTTTGTTGTCGGCCACACTTACTGTATTTGCTACATCTAAGGTGGTGTTCTCTTCTCACGAAGATGAAGATtgagttttttacgcaaaatgagatggtattaacatatgattgattgagttttaattgttacaaacttgaaaaatatattaatataatatttgagagcaactttcatatagaaagttttcgcacgaaacacaccgtttagtagtttgaaaagcgtgccacgaaaatcttaattttaATCTAAGtcttattggagaaaagaatggGACCTAAGTTTAAACAAGTCTGACTTATTTGACAACTGATTGGTTGGGGTCATGGTTGGAACAAAATTTCCTTCCCCACAAATTAAATCCCATACATAAGTCAGGGACTCAAAAGTATGCAACAAGATTTTTCTTAGGTTTGCTCATATGAAACAAAACTGATCACCTGAATTTAAACAAGtatgatattttttattggCAAATGGTGGCAAAGTGTGTCTGACGCGGAAGAAAACCATAACTAAAACACACAACAATTTAATGATATTaaaacaaacacaaacacatgTACTATTAATTAGTACCAAGGACATGCCGTCTGTCTGCAAAAATCTATCTTTGCAGGTGGACGATAGCCTCACCCCATTGTCATTTTCGTAAGCAGCCGTTTGGCTCCGAGAGATCTATTTGCCTAGAAAAATTATTTGGCATCGtctgaaaaaatgattttgctATAGTGACGACAACGACAGAGGCCAATACGTGCAAACCCTACGCCGAAAGAGCGAATTGAAAGAAAAAGTTGGCCTCTCTCTTCACTGCTCATTTTCAGCGTGCGATCCACACGTCCCCCAACAGATTCTTATGCCCTCACCACACCACATTTCTCTCTCtagatttctctctctctcatgcacAATTGCACAGTACACgattctcctcttcctctctctcatgcACGAACGCTATAAAAACCCATGTACACCCTGCACTCGATCGCAAGCCACAACAAACATCCATCACTGCagcaaatcatcatcatcatcacatacactaatcgatcgatcagcagcAGATAGCTAATTAAGCTTGTTTGATTAGTTTCGCCGGAGATCGATCGATATGGAGAGGGTGGCGAAGCTGTCGACGGAGAAGGCGGTGGTGATCTTCACGGCGAGCAACTGCCCGATGTGCCACACGGTGGTGAGCCTCTTCTCCgacctcggcgtcggcgccgccgtccacgaGCTCGACCGCGACCCGCTCCACGGCCGGGACATGGAGCGCgacctcgcccgccgcctcggccgctcCCCGCCCGTCCCCGCCGTCTTCATCGCCGGCAAGCTCGTCGGCTCCACCGACCGCGTCATGTcgctccacctcgccggcaAGCTCGTCCCCATGCTCAAGGCCGCCGGCGCCATTTGGCTCTAGATCGCTCATCATAATTAagctcaattaattaattaacctttCCAAACTTCACTGTTTTAATCGCTACTACtttcgtcttaaaatataaaaatatagaatcGGATATGACATTTCATAGTATAATGTATCTGGACAGGAAGTCCGTCCAGATACGTTGTACTAGGAAATTAACGTCtcatccagtactagattcttatattttaagatggagggggTATATTTTTACTACTACcgttatatatattatatatatgttatttacaCATGTGCAATGCACCTTTGTATTGCATGCACGTGTGTAAAAAAAAGGCACACATACGAGTTTACCACTTACGCGAGTGACTGAGAAGTACTATATATATCTTATCTAAGAGAGATTATCTAAGAGAGACTATACTCA is part of the Oryza glaberrima chromosome 12, OglaRS2, whole genome shotgun sequence genome and harbors:
- the LOC127757666 gene encoding glutaredoxin-C15 codes for the protein MERVAKLSTEKAVVIFTASNCPMCHTVVSLFSDLGVGAAVHELDRDPLHGRDMERDLARRLGRSPPVPAVFIAGKLVGSTDRVMSLHLAGKLVPMLKAAGAIWL